One Psychrobacillus glaciei genomic region harbors:
- the bshC gene encoding bacillithiol biosynthesis cysteine-adding enzyme BshC → MRVEQYTQPFASSFYKRYLEDAGSLSSFFHYEWNQTALNTRFQETDFSNHKRSELVNVLTKYMSKFGISTKSAIHLKELENNGIVVIGGQQAGLLSGPLYSIHKAISVITLAKQQRELLGVPVVPVFWIAGEDHDIDEINHVYIERGRKLQKVVYPEPLRIKKMASETTFDTDLINAYLEEIFQSLPETLYTKELFQKVKSLLENNLTYSDFFAALMNDLFREEGLLLIDAAYKPFRKLESDYFQQMVKNSSHLAKLVFENEMVFEREGFGTPIQTKENAANLFYVENGERFLLERKDDKFVHESKGISFSEEEMLNIAKNYPEKLSNNVVTRPIMQEMVFPVLSFIGGPGEIAYWGTLKTAFELFDMKMPVIMPRLSITIVNSKTQNLLEKFSFTVQDVWEGAVENTKLQYINERRNGKVTELIETIQEELAAKYKELETLLEKEDLKLVPLVNKNLGFHEKQLIFIQNAIEDTFLGKLDASIHRYDRLTMELTPNGGLQERTYTPLQLLNEVGVNLIQNLLEIPYEFNGKHYSVLV, encoded by the coding sequence GTGCGAGTAGAGCAATATACACAACCATTCGCTTCCTCATTTTATAAGAGATATTTAGAAGATGCTGGTAGTTTATCTTCTTTCTTTCATTATGAATGGAATCAAACGGCCCTAAACACTAGATTTCAGGAAACTGATTTTAGCAATCATAAGAGAAGTGAGTTAGTAAACGTTTTAACAAAATATATGAGTAAATTTGGAATATCTACAAAAAGTGCAATACATTTAAAAGAACTCGAAAATAACGGAATCGTAGTTATTGGTGGACAACAAGCAGGATTGTTGTCTGGTCCGTTGTATTCTATTCATAAAGCAATTTCAGTTATTACTTTAGCCAAACAACAAAGAGAGTTGCTGGGAGTACCTGTGGTTCCTGTTTTCTGGATAGCGGGAGAAGATCACGATATTGACGAAATTAATCATGTTTACATAGAAAGAGGAAGAAAACTTCAAAAAGTTGTATATCCTGAGCCTTTAAGAATCAAGAAAATGGCTTCAGAAACCACTTTTGATACAGATTTAATAAATGCATACTTGGAAGAAATATTTCAAAGTTTGCCAGAAACGTTATATACGAAAGAATTATTCCAGAAGGTAAAATCTCTCTTAGAAAATAACTTAACATATAGTGACTTTTTTGCAGCACTTATGAATGACCTTTTTCGAGAGGAAGGTTTGTTATTAATCGATGCAGCTTATAAACCTTTTCGGAAATTGGAAAGTGATTACTTTCAGCAAATGGTGAAGAATTCATCTCATCTTGCGAAGTTAGTTTTTGAAAATGAGATGGTGTTTGAACGAGAGGGATTTGGTACGCCAATTCAAACAAAAGAAAATGCAGCTAATTTATTTTATGTTGAAAATGGAGAACGTTTTTTATTAGAAAGAAAAGATGATAAATTTGTGCATGAGTCAAAAGGAATTTCTTTTTCGGAAGAAGAAATGTTGAATATTGCTAAAAATTATCCAGAAAAGTTAAGTAATAATGTCGTAACTAGACCTATTATGCAGGAAATGGTTTTTCCAGTATTAAGTTTTATAGGTGGACCTGGGGAAATTGCTTACTGGGGAACATTAAAAACTGCATTTGAACTTTTTGATATGAAAATGCCTGTTATCATGCCGCGATTGAGCATAACTATTGTGAATTCGAAAACGCAAAACTTGTTAGAAAAATTCTCATTCACTGTACAGGATGTTTGGGAAGGTGCAGTAGAAAATACTAAACTTCAATATATCAATGAGCGTAGAAATGGAAAGGTAACCGAGCTAATAGAAACAATTCAGGAAGAACTAGCAGCCAAATACAAAGAATTAGAAACACTTCTTGAAAAAGAAGATTTAAAGTTAGTTCCATTAGTAAATAAAAACCTTGGTTTTCACGAAAAACAATTAATATTTATCCAAAATGCAATTGAGGATACTTTCCTTGGTAAATTAGATGCTTCTATTCATCGTTATGATCGGTTGACAATGGAGTTAACTCCGAATGGTGGATTGCAAGAAAGAACGTATACTCCACTTCAACTTTTAAATGAAGTAGGAGTGAATCTCATTCAAAATCTCTTAGAGATACCATATGAATTCAATGGGAAACATTATTCCGTATTAGTTTAG
- the mraZ gene encoding division/cell wall cluster transcriptional repressor MraZ has product MFMGEYQHTVDSKGRLIIPSKFREHLEDCFVLTRGLDNCLFGYPMNEWRKLEEKLKELPVTKKDARAFTRFFFSGATEVEIDKQGRINIPNNLRSYAKMDKECIVLGVSNRLEIWAKDAWENYFEDSEDSFNDIAENMIGFDI; this is encoded by the coding sequence ATGTTCATGGGCGAATATCAACATACCGTTGATTCGAAAGGTAGGTTAATCATACCTTCCAAATTTCGTGAGCACTTAGAAGACTGTTTTGTTTTAACACGCGGTCTTGATAATTGCTTATTTGGTTATCCTATGAATGAATGGCGAAAACTCGAAGAAAAACTAAAAGAACTTCCAGTCACTAAGAAAGATGCTCGAGCATTTACTCGATTTTTCTTCTCTGGTGCGACAGAAGTTGAAATTGACAAACAAGGTCGTATTAATATCCCAAATAATCTTCGAAGCTATGCAAAGATGGACAAAGAATGTATTGTTCTAGGTGTTTCTAATCGTCTAGAAATTTGGGCAAAAGATGCTTGGGAAAATTATTTTGAGGACTCTGAGGATTCCTTTAATGACATTGCTGAAAATATGATTGGATTTGACATATAA
- the rsmH gene encoding 16S rRNA (cytosine(1402)-N(4))-methyltransferase RsmH: MFHHTTVLLKETVDGLAVHPEGIYVDCTLGGAGHSEYLVQQLNDNGRLVCFDQDMTAIENAKLRLAPYLDKVIFVHANFRYLKEELETIGIDKVDGVLYDLGVSSPQLDTPERGFSYNYDAPLDMRMDQTSELTAFHVINDWPYEKLVKIFFRYGEEKFSKQVARKIEQARENAPIETTFQLVDLIKAGIPAAARRMGGHPAKRIFQAIRIAVNDELGAAEESLEDALKVIKVGGRISVITFHSLEDRLTKTIFKEASSLPDLPPNLPVIPAGMEPMLKLITRKPILPSEEELAENNRSRSAKLRIVEKIYEKGSV; the protein is encoded by the coding sequence TTGTTTCATCACACAACGGTATTATTAAAAGAAACAGTAGATGGACTAGCGGTTCATCCAGAAGGAATCTATGTAGATTGTACACTTGGTGGGGCAGGACATAGTGAATACTTAGTACAACAATTGAATGATAACGGTAGGTTAGTTTGTTTTGACCAAGACATGACCGCTATTGAAAATGCAAAACTAAGACTTGCGCCATATTTAGATAAAGTTATTTTTGTACACGCAAACTTTCGTTATTTAAAAGAAGAACTTGAGACGATTGGGATTGACAAGGTTGACGGAGTTTTATATGACTTAGGTGTTTCATCACCTCAACTAGATACCCCGGAGCGTGGCTTTAGTTACAATTATGATGCTCCTCTCGATATGCGAATGGATCAAACGAGCGAGTTGACTGCCTTTCATGTTATAAATGACTGGCCATATGAAAAATTAGTAAAAATCTTCTTCCGATATGGGGAAGAAAAGTTTTCCAAGCAAGTTGCCAGAAAAATAGAACAAGCTAGAGAAAATGCTCCAATTGAAACAACCTTTCAATTGGTAGATCTAATAAAAGCCGGAATACCAGCCGCAGCAAGAAGAATGGGCGGACATCCAGCCAAACGAATTTTTCAAGCAATTAGAATTGCTGTCAATGATGAATTAGGAGCAGCAGAAGAGTCATTGGAAGACGCTCTTAAGGTGATTAAAGTAGGTGGGAGAATTAGTGTTATTACCTTCCATTCTCTTGAAGATAGATTAACAAAAACCATCTTCAAAGAAGCCTCCTCTTTACCTGATTTACCACCAAACTTGCCGGTCATTCCTGCGGGTATGGAGCCGATGTTAAAGCTTATTACTAGAAAACCTATTTTACCTTCTGAAGAAGAATTAGCAGAAAATAATCGTTCTCGTTCAGCTAAGTTAAGAATTGTGGAAAAAATTTATGAAAAGGGAAGTGTTTAA
- the ftsL gene encoding cell division protein FtsL gives MALRKIQSQPYINRPSSTEQPQIKKLAKPNKGILTKGEKILFLGLLSVVTILALIIIQTQATVRTTSADIQLMEKKIDITSKENTDLSIQVSELSTYDRIWKKAEELGLKINEQNVKVVPGQ, from the coding sequence ATGGCTTTGCGTAAAATTCAGTCTCAACCATACATAAATCGCCCTTCTTCTACTGAACAACCACAAATAAAGAAGTTGGCAAAACCAAATAAAGGAATATTGACAAAAGGCGAAAAAATACTTTTTCTGGGATTATTATCAGTAGTAACTATACTTGCATTAATAATCATTCAAACACAGGCAACGGTTCGTACAACTAGTGCGGATATACAACTCATGGAAAAGAAAATTGATATAACTTCAAAAGAGAATACAGATTTGTCCATACAAGTAAGCGAATTATCTACCTATGATCGTATTTGGAAAAAGGCGGAAGAGCTCGGTTTGAAAATCAATGAGCAAAACGTAAAGGTAGTACCAGGACAATGA
- a CDS encoding peptidoglycan D,D-transpeptidase FtsI family protein, translating to MFLLYGGLFFLLLSRFLFIQVTGTADGQVLSAKAESKYSREQVIQASRGKIIDRNGEVIVEDTLSYKMIAVISPKATNNSNVPRHVADPEKTAQVLSQYIDMTEQEIIDLLNKNIKNEMYQVEFGKPGRDISFKKMAEIKEHNLPGIIFIQDMKRLYPNGQFASHLIGFALKEEKEDGKAVAVGKMGLEYIYDKELTGTAGKIEFKGDTKGFLLPNTEKMITKPQDGDDIYLTIDKTIQNFLEDALNKAEEKYHPEKMTAIVANPKTGEILAMSQRPTFEPNTREGLSTNWLNEATEQTIEPGSTMKIFTLASAIEQGVWDPNAFYKSGSYTLYDRTIRDHNVYGWGTITFLEGFQRSSNVSMAYLLNRIGDETFIEYLHRFGFGEKTGIDLPHEASGTILATNPIERVTSTYGQGTTVTPIQLVQGLTAIANKGKMMQPYVIDKIVNPNTGEVLTDHKPVEKKSPISAKTADQVKEILASTVTSEHGTAKRFKLDEYTTAGKTGTAQIAKPGGGYYWGSNFFLYSFLGMAPVEDPQLIVYVAVHKPQLEGTEVGSEPTSEIFKSVIENSLKYLNIKPKSLELASPIKMPNVVGKDIIESQSLLESQGLKTVIIGQREQVKEQFPIAGTSMLASGTVFIKGQGEIQLPNFTGWSKRNLLIYKSLANIPIEVIGEGYVTSQSLTTGSIVSDTTPVVVRLSTPKETEILPELEENMEIPPQD from the coding sequence ATGTTTTTATTATATGGAGGGCTCTTTTTTCTATTACTAAGTCGATTTTTATTTATACAAGTAACAGGAACTGCAGACGGACAAGTATTATCAGCAAAAGCAGAATCTAAGTATAGTAGAGAACAAGTAATTCAAGCAAGTAGAGGGAAAATTATAGATCGTAACGGAGAAGTGATAGTAGAAGATACACTAAGTTATAAAATGATTGCAGTCATTAGTCCAAAAGCTACCAATAATAGTAATGTTCCGCGCCATGTTGCCGATCCGGAAAAAACGGCACAAGTATTATCACAGTATATTGATATGACAGAACAAGAAATTATTGATTTACTCAACAAAAATATAAAAAATGAAATGTATCAAGTAGAGTTTGGAAAACCTGGTAGAGATATTAGTTTTAAAAAAATGGCGGAAATAAAAGAACATAATCTTCCGGGTATTATTTTTATTCAAGATATGAAAAGGCTATATCCAAATGGACAATTTGCTTCTCACTTAATAGGCTTTGCATTGAAAGAAGAGAAGGAAGATGGGAAAGCGGTTGCAGTAGGAAAAATGGGGCTTGAATACATCTATGACAAAGAATTAACTGGAACGGCCGGTAAGATAGAATTTAAAGGTGATACGAAAGGTTTTTTATTGCCAAATACCGAAAAAATGATTACGAAACCACAAGACGGTGACGATATTTATCTAACTATTGATAAAACAATCCAAAACTTTTTGGAGGATGCACTGAACAAAGCGGAAGAAAAATATCACCCGGAAAAAATGACTGCTATTGTTGCGAATCCTAAAACAGGAGAAATTCTTGCGATGTCTCAAAGACCTACATTCGAACCAAATACGAGAGAAGGTCTATCGACAAATTGGTTAAATGAAGCGACAGAACAAACAATTGAACCAGGCTCAACGATGAAAATTTTCACTTTAGCATCTGCGATAGAACAAGGGGTTTGGGATCCAAATGCATTTTACAAATCAGGATCTTACACACTGTATGACAGAACGATTCGAGATCATAATGTCTATGGTTGGGGAACTATTACTTTTTTAGAAGGTTTCCAACGTTCATCCAACGTTTCGATGGCCTACTTGCTAAATCGAATTGGAGACGAGACATTTATCGAATATTTACATCGATTTGGTTTTGGAGAAAAAACTGGTATTGATCTACCACACGAAGCAAGTGGAACAATACTAGCTACAAATCCTATTGAGCGAGTTACCTCAACATATGGACAAGGTACAACTGTTACTCCTATTCAATTAGTACAAGGTCTGACTGCAATCGCAAATAAAGGAAAGATGATGCAGCCGTATGTTATCGATAAAATAGTAAATCCGAATACAGGTGAAGTATTAACAGATCACAAACCTGTAGAAAAAAAATCGCCAATTTCAGCAAAAACGGCTGATCAAGTGAAAGAAATACTAGCCAGTACCGTGACGTCAGAACATGGTACAGCTAAGCGATTTAAGTTAGATGAATATACAACTGCTGGTAAAACTGGTACTGCTCAAATAGCAAAACCAGGTGGTGGATACTATTGGGGAAGTAATTTCTTTTTATATTCTTTTTTAGGTATGGCGCCTGTAGAAGATCCCCAATTAATTGTTTATGTGGCTGTTCATAAACCCCAATTGGAAGGTACGGAAGTTGGATCAGAGCCTACTTCTGAAATTTTTAAATCTGTGATAGAAAATAGCTTGAAATACTTAAATATTAAACCTAAAAGTTTAGAACTTGCATCCCCAATTAAAATGCCCAATGTTGTTGGTAAAGATATAATAGAAAGTCAGAGCTTACTAGAGTCGCAAGGATTAAAAACTGTTATAATTGGGCAGAGGGAACAGGTAAAGGAACAATTTCCTATTGCAGGAACTTCCATGTTAGCGAGTGGCACGGTATTTATTAAAGGCCAAGGAGAAATTCAATTACCTAATTTTACAGGATGGTCTAAACGAAATTTATTAATTTACAAATCATTAGCGAATATTCCGATAGAAGTTATTGGGGAAGGATATGTTACTAGTCAAAGTTTAACGACAGGATCTATTGTTTCGGATACTACCCCAGTTGTTGTTCGTTTGTCGACACCAAAAGAAACAGAAATTTTACCAGAATTAGAGGAAAATATGGAAATACCACCACAAGACTAA
- a CDS encoding stage V sporulation protein D, whose product MRLRVIWLITILLFLAVILKLVQLQFFQFEELTTKAKESWDRELPYASLRGNILDRNGEVIVGNKLSPTLFYMPSQNDDPEKVAQQIAPLINMETEDLFDQINKRAYLIKIAPKGKNISSELAMEIQDKNIKGLYAGIDYVRDYPHGNMLSRLLGFTGYDAQGLAGIEYQYDSILKGKSSAIRMYTDAKGIPLPHVDDGWKNGVTGNHVQLTIDLKIQEVVERELSQAMEKYEATQAIAIVMNPKNGEILALSSSPNFDPAAYQEVDSTIYNRNLPVWMTFEPGSTFKIITLSAALEENVVDLEEDHFNDIGYTMVGGARLRCWKREGHGNQTFLEVVENSCNPGFIELGRRVGPEKLQDYIRKFGFGQSTGSGMAGESTGILFSKDAYGPVEHATTSFGQGISVTPIQQVQAVAAAVNGGYLYKPYIVKNILDGETNEILSSTEPELKHQVISEETSAKVRDALEHVVAEGSGRNAYRDQLRIGGKTGTAQKVQNGRYMDGEYIVSFIGFAPADDPELIVYVAIDNPKHSSQFGGVIAAPIVGQIIEDSLGVTGSGAQLEKEYRWGDIQQVRVPNLVGTKKKEITEYMYPFHIVWHGDGDEILSQLPKENSLIPIDGKIHVYTK is encoded by the coding sequence ATGCGTCTCCGAGTTATTTGGTTGATTACGATATTGCTATTTTTAGCAGTGATTTTGAAATTAGTGCAGCTTCAATTTTTTCAATTTGAAGAATTGACGACTAAGGCAAAAGAAAGCTGGGATAGAGAGTTGCCTTATGCCTCACTTCGAGGTAATATCTTGGACAGAAATGGGGAAGTGATCGTAGGAAATAAGCTCTCTCCGACATTATTTTACATGCCTTCCCAAAATGATGATCCAGAGAAAGTGGCACAACAAATTGCACCACTTATTAATATGGAAACAGAAGATTTATTTGATCAAATAAATAAAAGAGCTTACTTGATCAAGATCGCACCAAAAGGAAAGAACATCTCTTCAGAGCTTGCGATGGAAATACAAGATAAAAATATAAAAGGTTTGTATGCAGGCATCGATTATGTACGAGACTACCCACATGGGAATATGCTTTCGAGATTACTAGGATTCACTGGTTATGATGCTCAAGGTCTTGCTGGTATAGAATATCAATACGACTCTATATTAAAAGGGAAATCCTCAGCAATCCGAATGTATACAGATGCAAAAGGTATTCCGCTTCCCCATGTTGATGACGGATGGAAGAATGGCGTTACAGGAAACCATGTACAATTAACAATTGATTTGAAAATCCAAGAAGTTGTGGAAAGAGAACTTTCACAAGCAATGGAAAAGTATGAAGCCACGCAGGCAATTGCAATTGTAATGAATCCTAAGAATGGTGAAATACTCGCGCTTTCTTCTTCACCAAATTTCGATCCAGCCGCGTATCAAGAAGTGGACTCTACAATCTATAATCGTAATTTACCAGTTTGGATGACCTTTGAACCAGGTTCTACATTTAAAATCATTACATTAAGTGCTGCATTAGAAGAAAATGTAGTTGACCTGGAAGAAGATCACTTTAATGACATAGGATATACAATGGTCGGAGGAGCGAGACTACGTTGCTGGAAAAGAGAAGGGCATGGCAATCAAACATTTCTAGAAGTAGTAGAAAATTCATGTAATCCAGGATTTATTGAGCTTGGTAGAAGAGTAGGTCCAGAAAAGCTTCAGGATTACATACGAAAATTTGGCTTTGGACAATCGACAGGATCTGGAATGGCTGGAGAATCAACGGGTATTCTATTTAGTAAAGATGCCTACGGTCCAGTTGAACACGCCACTACATCATTTGGCCAAGGAATATCCGTAACGCCAATACAACAAGTGCAGGCAGTTGCAGCTGCCGTAAACGGAGGATATTTATATAAACCATACATTGTGAAAAACATTTTAGATGGTGAAACGAATGAAATATTGTCCAGTACGGAACCTGAGTTAAAGCATCAAGTAATAAGTGAAGAAACATCAGCGAAGGTTCGAGATGCGCTCGAACATGTAGTTGCAGAGGGGTCTGGTCGAAATGCATACAGAGATCAGTTGCGCATCGGTGGGAAGACGGGTACTGCCCAAAAAGTACAGAATGGGAGATATATGGATGGAGAGTATATCGTATCGTTTATTGGTTTTGCACCTGCAGATGACCCAGAGCTAATCGTATATGTTGCAATCGATAATCCAAAACACAGTTCTCAATTTGGGGGCGTCATTGCAGCACCTATAGTTGGGCAAATAATTGAGGATTCCCTAGGAGTAACTGGTAGTGGAGCTCAATTAGAGAAAGAATACCGTTGGGGGGATATCCAACAAGTTCGTGTGCCAAACTTAGTAGGAACGAAGAAAAAAGAAATAACTGAATACATGTATCCATTTCACATTGTTTGGCATGGTGATGGAGATGAAATACTTTCTCAATTGCCAAAAGAAAATAGCTTAATCCCAATTGATGGGAAAATACACGTCTACACTAAATAA
- the mraY gene encoding phospho-N-acetylmuramoyl-pentapeptide-transferase encodes MTLSTTIITLIFSFLLSVILAPIVIPYLRKMKFGQSIREEGPESHHKKAGTPTMGGLIFMTSIIISTLAISIYFDKLTTQTVVLLLILVGFGLIGFLDDFIKVVLKRNLGLTSIQKLIGQIIISVIAYFLLKLGPFDTTLAIPFTKIAISLGQFYVAFLLFWLVGFSNAVNLSDGLDGLVSGTASVSFVTFGVIALTYEQTDIAIFAFSVSGALLGFLLFNKNPAKVFMGDTGSLALGGALAMVSILVKQELILLLVGIIFVMETLSVILQVISFKTTGKRIFKMSPIHHHFELSGWSERKVVTVFWAIGFLASMIVVFLEVL; translated from the coding sequence ATGACACTATCTACAACCATTATTACACTTATTTTTAGCTTTTTGCTATCGGTTATTCTTGCACCAATTGTTATTCCATATTTAAGAAAAATGAAATTTGGTCAAAGCATTAGAGAAGAAGGACCAGAATCTCATCACAAAAAAGCTGGAACCCCAACAATGGGGGGGCTTATATTTATGACATCTATTATAATATCGACTCTAGCCATTTCAATTTACTTTGATAAATTAACGACACAAACAGTGGTGTTGCTCCTTATACTGGTAGGTTTTGGGCTGATTGGGTTTTTAGATGATTTTATTAAAGTGGTTTTAAAAAGGAATTTAGGTTTAACGTCTATACAAAAATTAATTGGTCAAATTATTATTTCTGTAATTGCTTATTTTTTATTAAAGCTAGGACCATTTGATACAACGCTTGCAATACCATTTACAAAAATAGCAATATCACTTGGCCAATTTTATGTAGCTTTTCTTCTATTCTGGTTAGTTGGATTCTCCAATGCAGTTAACCTGTCGGATGGATTAGATGGATTAGTGTCAGGTACTGCTTCGGTTTCCTTCGTTACTTTTGGAGTGATCGCACTTACTTATGAACAGACAGATATTGCCATCTTTGCTTTTAGTGTCTCTGGTGCGCTTTTAGGGTTTCTTTTATTCAATAAAAACCCTGCAAAGGTTTTTATGGGTGACACTGGATCACTAGCACTTGGTGGGGCACTAGCGATGGTATCAATCCTTGTAAAGCAAGAGCTGATATTACTCTTGGTAGGAATCATTTTTGTTATGGAAACTTTGTCTGTCATTTTACAAGTAATTAGCTTTAAAACAACAGGCAAGCGTATTTTTAAAATGAGTCCAATTCATCATCATTTCGAACTTTCCGGGTGGTCTGAAAGAAAAGTAGTGACTGTATTTTGGGCAATCGGCTTTTTAGCGTCAATGATAGTTGTATTCTTGGAGGTTTTATAA
- the murD gene encoding UDP-N-acetylmuramoyl-L-alanine--D-glutamate ligase — MKQLPLVYHKKILVLGLAKSGTAAAEILHDLGAFVTVNDSKPFEQNKNAQYLLSKGMTVICGSHPENLLDEGFSLIVKNPGIPYTNPVIADAKKRGIPVWSEVELAFRISDAPMIGITGSNGKTTTTTLIFDMLEGGNKHPLIAGNIGTVASSVATKATEDNIIVTELSSFQLMGTEELKPKIAVLTNLYEAHLDYHTNFQEYTDAKFNVTKNQDENDWFIYNGEQKIVTDYALKTKAQKVPFYVSGKMEVGISADDLYVYWNGEKLFERSIIKLRGKHNLENVLAATAVSLLLDCSLENIMEVLTSFHGVKHRTQFVREWQNRKFYNDSKATNALATKSALEGFSEPVVLIAGGVDRGHSFDELIPHLHNVKAIIHYGATAERLQEFGVQQAIPSVIPVSNLIEAIAKAVQLSAEGDIILLSPACASWDQYESFEDRGDEFIEQVLALNE, encoded by the coding sequence ATGAAGCAATTACCATTAGTCTATCATAAGAAAATTCTTGTATTAGGTCTTGCAAAAAGTGGTACAGCTGCAGCAGAGATTTTACATGACTTAGGTGCCTTTGTAACAGTGAATGATTCGAAACCTTTTGAACAAAATAAGAACGCGCAATATCTACTTTCAAAAGGAATGACTGTCATTTGTGGGAGTCATCCTGAAAATCTCTTAGATGAGGGGTTTAGTCTAATTGTCAAGAACCCTGGAATTCCCTATACGAATCCAGTAATTGCAGATGCTAAAAAAAGAGGTATTCCTGTATGGTCAGAAGTCGAGCTAGCTTTTCGTATAAGCGATGCACCGATGATTGGTATCACGGGTTCAAATGGAAAAACAACAACAACTACATTAATATTTGACATGTTAGAAGGTGGAAACAAACACCCATTAATAGCTGGTAATATTGGTACGGTTGCCAGTAGCGTTGCAACAAAAGCAACGGAGGATAATATTATTGTAACGGAATTATCTTCCTTTCAACTCATGGGGACAGAAGAGCTTAAACCTAAAATTGCGGTTTTGACAAATTTATATGAGGCACATTTAGATTATCATACTAATTTCCAAGAATATACAGATGCGAAATTTAATGTTACGAAGAATCAAGATGAGAATGATTGGTTTATTTATAATGGTGAACAGAAAATTGTAACTGATTATGCTTTAAAGACTAAAGCACAGAAAGTTCCTTTTTATGTAAGTGGAAAAATGGAAGTTGGCATAAGTGCAGACGACTTATATGTATATTGGAATGGGGAAAAGTTGTTTGAAAGGTCTATTATAAAACTTCGTGGAAAACATAATTTAGAAAACGTATTAGCTGCAACTGCGGTTTCACTTCTACTGGATTGTTCGTTAGAAAATATTATGGAAGTACTTACTTCTTTTCATGGTGTAAAACACCGCACTCAATTTGTTCGAGAGTGGCAAAATAGAAAGTTTTATAATGATTCAAAGGCAACGAATGCGCTAGCAACAAAAAGTGCTTTAGAAGGTTTTTCAGAGCCGGTAGTATTGATTGCTGGTGGAGTAGATAGAGGGCACTCTTTCGATGAGCTAATTCCACACTTACATAATGTGAAGGCTATAATTCACTATGGTGCAACTGCTGAGCGACTACAGGAATTTGGTGTACAACAAGCCATTCCTTCGGTTATTCCAGTAAGCAACCTAATAGAAGCTATTGCCAAAGCTGTTCAATTATCAGCAGAAGGGGATATCATATTACTTTCCCCAGCATGTGCAAGTTGGGATCAATACGAAAGTTTTGAAGACCGTGGGGATGAATTTATTGAACAAGTGCTCGCTTTAAACGAATAA